In Candidatus Omnitrophota bacterium, a single genomic region encodes these proteins:
- a CDS encoding YraN family protein, which translates to MPKNTIEFGKQAEKAAADFLKANGYKILQCNYRNKFGEIDIIAQDKATICFVEVKARHSLNLGAPEEAVFARKQRQICKVAVGYLKTNNLLERLSRFDVLTLLYTDDLPKISLIKDAFELNASFTL; encoded by the coding sequence GTGCCTAAAAACACAATAGAATTTGGTAAACAAGCAGAAAAAGCAGCAGCGGATTTTTTAAAGGCCAATGGATATAAGATTCTACAATGCAATTATAGAAATAAATTTGGTGAGATTGATATAATTGCACAAGATAAAGCTACTATTTGTTTTGTGGAGGTTAAGGCCAGGCATTCCCTTAATTTAGGGGCTCCGGAAGAAGCGGTTTTTGCCAGAAAACAAAGGCAAATTTGTAAAGTTGCCGTTGGTTATTTAAAAACCAATAATCTTCTTGAGCGCTTGAGCCGTTTTGATGTACTTACACTTTTGTATACGGATGATTTACCAAAGATATCGTTGATTAAGGATGCTTTTGAACTGAACGCAAGTTTTACACTTTAA
- a CDS encoding methylenetetrahydrofolate reductase, whose protein sequence is MTFKEKIQAGKFLITSEVGPDKGIETQELLEDAELIRNKVDAINVTDLQSSVMRLGSLAASFLLKREGFEPIYQLTCRDRNRLALQSDLLSAAALGIENVLITTGDHPALGDHPQAKPVFDLDSVQLLQVARKLETGQDMNGNKLKGRLPKFCLGAAVNPGADPLAPQIMKMEKKIEAGAEFFQTQAVFDLKTFEDFITKVKHIKIPIIAGIVLLKSAAMANYMNKNVAGILVPDNLIKEMDKSTDKVSTSIEIASRSIKALKPMCRGIHIMSIGWGKMVPQVLEASGL, encoded by the coding sequence ATGACATTTAAAGAAAAGATACAGGCGGGAAAGTTTTTAATTACTTCAGAGGTTGGCCCGGATAAGGGGATAGAGACTCAAGAGCTGCTGGAGGATGCTGAGCTTATCCGTAATAAAGTAGACGCGATTAATGTTACGGATCTACAGAGCTCAGTAATGCGCCTGGGGTCATTAGCGGCAAGTTTTCTGCTGAAGAGAGAAGGCTTTGAGCCGATTTACCAGCTAACTTGCCGTGACCGTAATCGTCTTGCCCTGCAGTCAGATTTGCTTTCTGCAGCCGCGTTAGGAATTGAAAATGTTTTGATTACAACTGGAGATCATCCTGCTCTTGGCGATCATCCGCAGGCAAAGCCGGTTTTTGATTTAGATTCTGTGCAATTGTTACAGGTGGCGAGAAAATTAGAAACTGGCCAGGACATGAATGGTAATAAGTTAAAAGGAAGGTTGCCAAAATTTTGTTTGGGTGCCGCAGTTAATCCGGGCGCAGATCCTTTGGCCCCACAGATTATGAAGATGGAAAAGAAAATTGAGGCAGGAGCTGAATTTTTCCAAACACAGGCTGTTTTTGACCTAAAAACTTTTGAGGATTTTATTACTAAAGTAAAACATATTAAAATCCCGATTATAGCAGGTATTGTTTTGCTAAAATCAGCAGCTATGGCTAATTATATGAATAAAAACGTAGCCGGAATCTTGGTACCGGATAATTTGATTAAAGAAATGGATAAAAGTACAGATAAGGTATCGACATCAATTGAGATTGCAAGCCGCTCGATTAAGGCATTAAAGCCAATGTGTCGCGGGATTCATATTATGTCAATTGGTTGGGGGAAAATGGTCCCTCAAGTTTTAGAGGCAAGTGGATTATAA
- a CDS encoding cyclodeaminase/cyclohydrolase family protein, translating into MEYKNQSLIKYLSDLSAKLEAPGGGSAAALNAAMGVSLMSMVIHFTLGKARYSKYEAELKAALVKFDKLKNDFLSLVDLDILAYKSKDPRKAMDVPLMLARLCYEGIKILEPLIKKTNVNLASDMAIAAIFLESAFSAACFNIDINLKILNDMKLVYAVNKELQLKAKMVKRIRTKMEERVGKIIRG; encoded by the coding sequence ATGGAATATAAAAATCAGAGTTTGATTAAATACTTATCCGATTTATCCGCTAAGCTTGAAGCACCCGGCGGTGGATCTGCGGCAGCTTTGAATGCGGCTATGGGTGTAAGCCTTATGAGTATGGTAATTCATTTTACTTTAGGTAAGGCCAGGTATTCTAAATACGAAGCAGAGCTTAAAGCTGCCTTAGTAAAATTCGATAAATTAAAAAATGATTTCTTAAGTTTAGTGGATTTAGATATTCTGGCATACAAGAGTAAAGATCCCCGTAAAGCTATGGATGTACCGTTAATGCTGGCTAGGCTTTGTTATGAGGGGATAAAGATACTTGAGCCTTTGATTAAAAAAACAAATGTAAATTTAGCCAGCGATATGGCAATTGCTGCGATATTTTTAGAGTCGGCATTTAGTGCTGCCTGTTTTAATATTGATATTAATTTAAAGATACTCAATGACATGAAGTTAGTTTACGCAGTAAATAAAGAATTGCAGTTAAAAGCTAAAATGGTCAAGCGGATCAGGACAAAGATGGAGGAGAGGGTTGGCAAAATTATTAGAGGGTAA
- a CDS encoding bifunctional 5,10-methylenetetrahydrofolate dehydrogenase/5,10-methenyltetrahydrofolate cyclohydrolase has translation MAKLLEGKFVAEKIKEELSLYIRTLKQPPVLASILVGNNPAALTYVKSQEKVAQSLGVVYKLHQLADNISEGELIDFILKLNAEKNVNGIVVQMPLPQNISYKKICDFISPNKDIEGIHPLNIGKLLFGCARITVCTPAAVMELLKSTGIDLYGKEALVVGHSEIVGKPLVLLLLEKFATVTVCHIATSKAGKLEEHVRRAEILIVAVGQPGLIKGEWIKKGAIVVDVGINRIGDKIVGDVDFEAAEKNASFITPVPGGVGPLTVAILMRNLVEATKLQQ, from the coding sequence TTGGCAAAATTATTAGAGGGTAAATTTGTAGCTGAAAAAATAAAGGAAGAGTTAAGCCTTTATATACGGACTCTGAAGCAGCCTCCGGTTCTAGCCAGTATTTTAGTGGGGAATAACCCGGCGGCGCTTACTTATGTAAAATCCCAGGAGAAAGTTGCTCAAAGCCTGGGAGTAGTTTATAAATTACATCAACTGGCTGATAATATCTCGGAGGGTGAATTAATCGATTTTATCCTAAAGCTTAATGCAGAAAAAAATGTTAATGGTATCGTTGTGCAAATGCCTCTTCCGCAGAATATAAGCTATAAGAAAATATGCGATTTTATTTCACCGAATAAAGATATTGAGGGAATACATCCTTTAAACATAGGTAAGCTGCTTTTTGGCTGTGCAAGAATTACTGTTTGCACACCAGCTGCTGTAATGGAATTGCTAAAATCTACTGGGATAGATTTGTATGGTAAGGAGGCGTTAGTTGTCGGCCATAGCGAGATCGTGGGTAAACCACTTGTATTACTTTTATTGGAAAAGTTTGCTACAGTTACAGTCTGTCATATCGCAACTAGTAAGGCGGGAAAATTAGAGGAGCATGTACGCAGGGCAGAAATTTTGATTGTGGCTGTTGGCCAACCCGGATTGATCAAGGGGGAGTGGATTAAAAAAGGAGCTATTGTTGTGGATGTAGGTATAAACCGTATAGGTGATAAGATTGTGGGTGATGTAGATTTTGAAGCAGCAGAAAAAAATGCCAGTTTCATAACTCCTGTTCCCGGAGGAGTGGGGCCGCTGACTGTAGCTATCCTTATGCGCAATTTGGTCGAGGCAACCAAACTTCAGCAGTAA
- the acsB gene encoding acetyl-CoA decarbonylase/synthase complex subunit alpha/beta: MASLPQIPGARKKGVLLLSSKDDFKKLDDHLINDTVCIDGLASVALSLAKLIHDKYKVAIKLVNAGKLNEELPAGIELINSPIQEIVGEGRAEAVKFKDGKAVGVCLVLFIDKAMVVKPEEPKVAQVMTNVIAELGIKGTENVLNLTRQVLDNAIKQKSQSQKIEFPQTNYYLPLINALLNIEVKNLNDCLTAYKQAQGLANNQVTSTGLIINSLGGLLNKGVATLICEEILAALAVLNQEHPKDGLGFIPDNILRSLGLQLVDGRIAGIAVILGPAKDEQAAVDLIRNFQSKSIVSLLAGNINGNTFRQQLQNKGIQLGLENYIVPLGDDYLSAIYAVNFAVRAPLIYGGNKAGQWEGIANYIRNRVPAFVLLLGHVDEVLVATGLGVLAFGLPIITDLEVPQLGKIDTTLFEALVTEKDYQKIPSKCILTRGIKIKMSEVNVPVPYAAAFEGERVRKEQLAVEFGGKSSAAIEFLSAKEDVDVDDGLVELIGPDIDQLPAGAKSLPLAIMVDVFGRKMQKDFEPILERQIHRFTNYAMGLMHMGQRDMVWIRISKDAYEKGFRLKHLGTILHAMLHQEYSAIVDKIQIKLYTNQADVENLSAGAQKIYNERDERLAGMTDESVDTFYSCLLCQSFAPNHVCVVTPQRLGLCGAYSWLDAKASFEITPTGPNQPIPKGNLLDARLGVWDKINEFVQQKSNHTIDKVSMYSLMDGPQSSCGCFECIVAIIPETNGVMIVNRDYSGMTPSGMTFTTLAGSVGGGVQTPGFLGVGKLYILSKKFISAEGGLKRVVWMPKELKEILGERLKEACVQTTDKDLLDKIADESKATSLEELLAFLTGVNHPALTMDPII, translated from the coding sequence ATGGCAAGCTTACCGCAGATACCCGGAGCCAGGAAAAAGGGAGTACTTTTATTAAGCTCTAAGGATGATTTTAAGAAATTAGATGATCATTTAATTAATGATACAGTATGCATTGATGGGCTGGCTTCTGTTGCGTTAAGCCTGGCTAAGTTGATTCATGATAAATATAAAGTCGCAATTAAGCTTGTAAACGCCGGCAAGCTTAACGAAGAGCTGCCTGCGGGTATTGAATTAATTAATAGCCCGATTCAAGAAATCGTCGGTGAAGGCAGGGCAGAGGCAGTTAAATTTAAAGATGGTAAAGCAGTAGGGGTGTGTTTAGTTTTATTTATTGATAAAGCAATGGTGGTAAAACCAGAGGAGCCCAAAGTGGCGCAAGTGATGACTAATGTGATTGCAGAACTCGGAATAAAGGGAACAGAGAACGTTTTAAATCTTACCCGTCAGGTTTTAGATAATGCAATAAAGCAAAAAAGCCAAAGCCAAAAAATAGAATTCCCTCAGACTAATTATTACCTGCCATTGATCAATGCCCTTTTGAATATTGAAGTAAAAAATCTCAATGATTGTTTAACTGCATATAAGCAGGCTCAGGGGCTTGCGAATAACCAGGTAACTTCAACCGGTTTGATTATTAATAGCCTAGGTGGTTTATTGAATAAAGGTGTTGCTACTTTGATTTGCGAAGAGATTTTGGCGGCTCTTGCGGTATTAAATCAGGAGCATCCTAAAGATGGGTTAGGTTTTATTCCGGATAATATACTGCGATCACTTGGCCTGCAATTAGTCGACGGCAGGATTGCCGGAATAGCTGTAATTCTAGGCCCGGCCAAAGATGAGCAGGCGGCTGTAGATTTAATCCGTAATTTCCAATCCAAGAGTATTGTTAGCTTATTGGCGGGTAATATTAACGGCAATACTTTTAGACAGCAACTTCAGAACAAAGGGATCCAATTAGGCTTAGAAAATTATATTGTCCCCTTAGGGGATGATTATCTTTCTGCCATTTATGCGGTAAATTTTGCGGTGCGTGCGCCTTTAATTTATGGAGGTAATAAGGCCGGGCAATGGGAAGGGATAGCCAATTATATCCGTAATCGTGTTCCGGCATTCGTTTTATTGCTTGGCCATGTTGATGAGGTATTGGTGGCTACGGGTTTAGGTGTTTTGGCTTTTGGGCTGCCAATAATCACTGACTTAGAAGTTCCGCAGCTTGGAAAAATTGATACTACGTTATTTGAAGCTTTAGTTACGGAGAAGGATTATCAGAAAATACCTTCTAAATGTATTCTTACCCGTGGGATCAAGATTAAGATGTCTGAAGTAAATGTTCCTGTGCCATATGCTGCAGCTTTTGAAGGAGAACGCGTGCGTAAAGAACAGTTAGCTGTTGAGTTTGGAGGTAAATCCAGCGCGGCTATCGAATTTTTGTCTGCTAAAGAGGATGTTGATGTTGACGATGGCTTGGTTGAGTTAATTGGTCCGGATATTGATCAGCTGCCCGCAGGAGCTAAATCGTTACCTTTGGCAATTATGGTGGATGTATTTGGGCGAAAGATGCAGAAGGATTTTGAGCCCATATTAGAACGCCAGATCCATCGTTTTACCAATTATGCCATGGGCCTTATGCATATGGGCCAACGTGATATGGTTTGGATCAGGATATCTAAGGATGCTTATGAGAAAGGTTTTAGGCTAAAACATTTAGGGACTATTCTTCATGCTATGTTACATCAGGAATATAGCGCTATCGTAGATAAGATACAGATAAAGCTTTATACTAATCAAGCGGATGTGGAGAATTTATCGGCTGGAGCACAGAAAATATATAATGAACGCGATGAACGTTTGGCTGGGATGACTGATGAGAGCGTGGATACATTTTATTCCTGTCTGTTATGTCAATCTTTTGCTCCGAATCATGTTTGTGTTGTTACTCCGCAGCGCTTGGGGTTATGTGGAGCATACTCTTGGCTTGATGCTAAGGCTTCTTTTGAGATTACTCCTACCGGCCCGAATCAGCCAATACCCAAAGGAAATCTTTTGGATGCTAGGCTTGGGGTATGGGATAAGATAAATGAATTCGTGCAACAGAAATCCAACCATACCATTGATAAGGTAAGTATGTATTCGCTGATGGATGGGCCGCAATCCTCCTGTGGATGTTTTGAATGCATTGTGGCGATTATTCCAGAAACTAATGGGGTAATGATAGTTAACCGAGATTATTCCGGAATGACTCCTTCGGGAATGACTTTTACTACTTTAGCCGGATCTGTTGGCGGAGGTGTGCAGACTCCGGGATTTTTGGGAGTGGGGAAATTATACATCTTAAGTAAAAAATTTATCTCTGCTGAAGGCGGATTAAAGAGAGTGGTTTGGATGCCTAAAGAATTAAAAGAGATTTTAGGAGAACGGTTAAAGGAGGCTTGCGTTCAAACGACAGATAAAGATTTATTGGATAAGATTGCCGATGAGTCCAAGGCCACCAGCTTAGAAGAGCTTTTAGCGTTTTTAACAGGAGTAAATCATCCGGCTTTGACTATGGATCCGATTATTTAA